One Neodiprion pinetum isolate iyNeoPine1 chromosome 1, iyNeoPine1.2, whole genome shotgun sequence genomic window carries:
- the Ate1 gene encoding arginyl-tRNA--protein transferase 1 isoform X3 encodes MSRKSPSLVEYFAEREKHKCGYCKSPDTNCSHGMWAYTLKVQDYQDLIDRGWRRSGNYCYKPIMDQTCCPMYTIKCEALDFKISKSQKKLMKRMSKFLKGELKKNDTALCDEFVQDDSDSRLMEVQNCAEQVERARNNATNIDVSLIADTLDLRLPSPTNSTNSQSITESSYSAAKVKHDTNLTPMSSTSKDYKSGMGVDQSKPPPKKAKIIRLERKQNKLLSMGKSTTEINEILNQGKSIAVGKTLEELFNEENVGQKKLELRLVRTSPMSSEYISTSKQSYELYKKYQMAIHKDRAEQVTQQQYTRFLVESPLQEWVPADGPPQGYGSFHQQYWLNNQLIAVGVIDILPSCISSVYFFYDPIYSHISLGTYGSLREVMLTRQLNKLVPNLKYYYMGFYIHTCPKMRYKAGLRPSKLLCPETYVWCDIENCLPKLDKEKYSRLNEDLDAIDQNLSNDITQVSVCYNRKIIPYHIYKKQAHSSADEDEIREYSHLVGTRCARNLALYRR; translated from the exons atgtcgagaaaGTCCCCAAGTCTTGTCGAATATTTCGCAGAGCGTGAAAAACACAAATGCGGCTACTGCAAGAGTCCTGATACAAACTGTAGCCATG gcATGTGGGCATATACCTTAAAAGTTCAAGACTATCAGGACCTCATCGATAGAGGCTGGAGGCGCAGTGGCAATTATTGTTACAAACCTATAATGGACCAGACTTGTTGTCCCATGTATACTATCAA ATGTGAAGCATTGGATTTCAAAATATCTAAGTCGCAAAAGAAGCTAATGAAAAGAATGTCCAAGTTCTTGAAAGGTGAACTGAAAAAGAATGATACAGCACTTTGTGATGAATTTGTTCAAGACGACTCAG attcccGTCTTATGGAAGTTCAGAATTGTGCTGAACAAGTTGAAAGAGCACGTAATAATGCTACCAATATTGACGTGTCTCTAATTGCTGATACACTTGATCTAAGATTACCTTCCCCGACGAATTCCACCAATAGTCAGAGTATAACTGAAAGCAGTTATTCTGCTGCTAAGGTAAAACATGATACAAATCTAACCCCGATGTCCTCTACTAGTAAAGATTATAAGTCAGGAATGGGTGTTGACCAAAGTAAGCCACCACCTAAGAAGGCAAAAATTATACGACTGGAGCGTAAacagaataaattattgtcaatGGGAAAATCAACAACAGAAATTAACGAAATATTAAACCAGGGAAAATCAATAGCCGTTGGCAAAACGTTGGAGGAATTATTTAATGAAGAAAATGTGGGACAGAAGAAACTAGAG TTGCGGCTTGTTAGAACCTCACCAATGAGCAGTGAGTATATCAGCACTTCGAAGCAAAGTTAcgaattgtacaaaaaatatcaaatggCAATACATAAGGACCGAGCTGAGCAGGTTACGCAACAACAATACACAAGGTTCCTTGTAGAATCACCTTTACAG GAATGGGTCCCAGCTGATGGCCCACCACAAGGATATGGCTCTTTTCATCAGCAATACTGGCTTAACAATCAACTAATTGCTGTTGGTGTAATAGATATCTTACCATCATGCATTTCCAGTGTGTACTTCTTTTACGATCCAATTTACTCACACATCTCTCTAGGAACATATGG TTCTCTTCGAGAAGTGATGTTAACAAGGCAGTTGAATAAATTAGTTCCaaatctgaaatattattacatgGGTTTCTATATTCATACATGCCCAAAAATGCGATATAAAGCTGGATTACGTCCATCAAAACTATTATGCCCAGAGACATATGTATGGTGTGACATTGAAAACTGCCTGCCAAAGTTggacaaagaaaaatacagcAGACTGAATGAAGATCTAGATGCTATTGATCAAAACTTGAGCAATGATATCACACAA GTATCAGTTTGTTACAACAGAAAGATCATACCCTACcatatttacaaaaaacaaGCACATTCGTCAGCTGATGAAGATGAAATCAGGGAATACAGTCACCTTGTAGGAACAAGGTGTGCACGAAACTTGGCCCTTTATCGCAGATGA
- the Ate1 gene encoding arginyl-tRNA--protein transferase 1 isoform X1, translated as MSRKSPSLVEYFAEREKHKCGYCKSPDTNCSHGMWAYTLKVQDYQDLIDRGWRRSGNYCYKPIMDQTCCPMYTIKCEALDFKISKSQKKLMKRMSKFLKGELKKNDTALCDEFVQDDSDSRLMEVQNCAEQVERARNNATNIDVSLIADTLDLRLPSPTNSTNSQSITESSYSAAKVKHDTNLTPMSSTSKDYKSGMGVDQSKPPPKKAKIIRLERKQNKLLSMGKSTTEINEILNQGKSIAVGKTLEELFNEENVGQKKLELRLVRTSPMSSEYISTSKQSYELYKKYQMAIHKDRAEQVTQQQYTRFLVESPLQIKLVSISSEEFLDTFELSVNLYKKYQMAIHKELPEECDKDSFTEFLCKSPLQEWVPADGPPQGYGSFHQQYWLNNQLIAVGVIDILPSCISSVYFFYDPIYSHISLGTYGSLREVMLTRQLNKLVPNLKYYYMGFYIHTCPKMRYKAGLRPSKLLCPETYVWCDIENCLPKLDKEKYSRLNEDLDAIDQNLSNDITQVSVCYNRKIIPYHIYKKQAHSSADEDEIREYSHLVGTRCARNLALYRR; from the exons atgtcgagaaaGTCCCCAAGTCTTGTCGAATATTTCGCAGAGCGTGAAAAACACAAATGCGGCTACTGCAAGAGTCCTGATACAAACTGTAGCCATG gcATGTGGGCATATACCTTAAAAGTTCAAGACTATCAGGACCTCATCGATAGAGGCTGGAGGCGCAGTGGCAATTATTGTTACAAACCTATAATGGACCAGACTTGTTGTCCCATGTATACTATCAA ATGTGAAGCATTGGATTTCAAAATATCTAAGTCGCAAAAGAAGCTAATGAAAAGAATGTCCAAGTTCTTGAAAGGTGAACTGAAAAAGAATGATACAGCACTTTGTGATGAATTTGTTCAAGACGACTCAG attcccGTCTTATGGAAGTTCAGAATTGTGCTGAACAAGTTGAAAGAGCACGTAATAATGCTACCAATATTGACGTGTCTCTAATTGCTGATACACTTGATCTAAGATTACCTTCCCCGACGAATTCCACCAATAGTCAGAGTATAACTGAAAGCAGTTATTCTGCTGCTAAGGTAAAACATGATACAAATCTAACCCCGATGTCCTCTACTAGTAAAGATTATAAGTCAGGAATGGGTGTTGACCAAAGTAAGCCACCACCTAAGAAGGCAAAAATTATACGACTGGAGCGTAAacagaataaattattgtcaatGGGAAAATCAACAACAGAAATTAACGAAATATTAAACCAGGGAAAATCAATAGCCGTTGGCAAAACGTTGGAGGAATTATTTAATGAAGAAAATGTGGGACAGAAGAAACTAGAG TTGCGGCTTGTTAGAACCTCACCAATGAGCAGTGAGTATATCAGCACTTCGAAGCAAAGTTAcgaattgtacaaaaaatatcaaatggCAATACATAAGGACCGAGCTGAGCAGGTTACGCAACAACAATACACAAGGTTCCTTGTAGAATCACCTTTACAG ATTAAATTGGTAAGCATTTCATCTGAAGAGTTTCTGGATACTTTTGAATTAAGTGTAAATCTTTATAAAAAGTATCAAATGGCAATTCATAAAGAATTGCCTGAAGAATGTGACAAAGATTCGTTTACAGAGTTTCTCTGCAAAAGTCCGTTGCAG GAATGGGTCCCAGCTGATGGCCCACCACAAGGATATGGCTCTTTTCATCAGCAATACTGGCTTAACAATCAACTAATTGCTGTTGGTGTAATAGATATCTTACCATCATGCATTTCCAGTGTGTACTTCTTTTACGATCCAATTTACTCACACATCTCTCTAGGAACATATGG TTCTCTTCGAGAAGTGATGTTAACAAGGCAGTTGAATAAATTAGTTCCaaatctgaaatattattacatgGGTTTCTATATTCATACATGCCCAAAAATGCGATATAAAGCTGGATTACGTCCATCAAAACTATTATGCCCAGAGACATATGTATGGTGTGACATTGAAAACTGCCTGCCAAAGTTggacaaagaaaaatacagcAGACTGAATGAAGATCTAGATGCTATTGATCAAAACTTGAGCAATGATATCACACAA GTATCAGTTTGTTACAACAGAAAGATCATACCCTACcatatttacaaaaaacaaGCACATTCGTCAGCTGATGAAGATGAAATCAGGGAATACAGTCACCTTGTAGGAACAAGGTGTGCACGAAACTTGGCCCTTTATCGCAGATGA
- the Ate1 gene encoding arginyl-tRNA--protein transferase 1 isoform X4: protein MSRKSPSLVEYFAEREKHKCGYCKSPDTNCSHGMWAYTLKVQDYQDLIDRGWRRSGNYCYKPIMDQTCCPMYTIKCEALDFKISKSQKKLMKRMSKFLKGELKKNDTALCDEFVQDDSDSRLMEVQNCAEQVERARNNATNIDVSLIADTLDLRLPSPTNSTNSQSITESSYSAAKVKHDTNLTPMSSTSKDYKSGMGVDQSKPPPKKAKIIRLERKQNKLLSMGKSTTEINEILNQGKSIAVGKTLEELFNEENVGQKKLEIKLVSISSEEFLDTFELSVNLYKKYQMAIHKELPEECDKDSFTEFLCKSPLQEWVPADGPPQGYGSFHQQYWLNNQLIAVGVIDILPSCISSVYFFYDPIYSHISLGTYGSLREVMLTRQLNKLVPNLKYYYMGFYIHTCPKMRYKAGLRPSKLLCPETYVWCDIENCLPKLDKEKYSRLNEDLDAIDQNLSNDITQVSVCYNRKIIPYHIYKKQAHSSADEDEIREYSHLVGTRCARNLALYRR, encoded by the exons atgtcgagaaaGTCCCCAAGTCTTGTCGAATATTTCGCAGAGCGTGAAAAACACAAATGCGGCTACTGCAAGAGTCCTGATACAAACTGTAGCCATG gcATGTGGGCATATACCTTAAAAGTTCAAGACTATCAGGACCTCATCGATAGAGGCTGGAGGCGCAGTGGCAATTATTGTTACAAACCTATAATGGACCAGACTTGTTGTCCCATGTATACTATCAA ATGTGAAGCATTGGATTTCAAAATATCTAAGTCGCAAAAGAAGCTAATGAAAAGAATGTCCAAGTTCTTGAAAGGTGAACTGAAAAAGAATGATACAGCACTTTGTGATGAATTTGTTCAAGACGACTCAG attcccGTCTTATGGAAGTTCAGAATTGTGCTGAACAAGTTGAAAGAGCACGTAATAATGCTACCAATATTGACGTGTCTCTAATTGCTGATACACTTGATCTAAGATTACCTTCCCCGACGAATTCCACCAATAGTCAGAGTATAACTGAAAGCAGTTATTCTGCTGCTAAGGTAAAACATGATACAAATCTAACCCCGATGTCCTCTACTAGTAAAGATTATAAGTCAGGAATGGGTGTTGACCAAAGTAAGCCACCACCTAAGAAGGCAAAAATTATACGACTGGAGCGTAAacagaataaattattgtcaatGGGAAAATCAACAACAGAAATTAACGAAATATTAAACCAGGGAAAATCAATAGCCGTTGGCAAAACGTTGGAGGAATTATTTAATGAAGAAAATGTGGGACAGAAGAAACTAGAG ATTAAATTGGTAAGCATTTCATCTGAAGAGTTTCTGGATACTTTTGAATTAAGTGTAAATCTTTATAAAAAGTATCAAATGGCAATTCATAAAGAATTGCCTGAAGAATGTGACAAAGATTCGTTTACAGAGTTTCTCTGCAAAAGTCCGTTGCAG GAATGGGTCCCAGCTGATGGCCCACCACAAGGATATGGCTCTTTTCATCAGCAATACTGGCTTAACAATCAACTAATTGCTGTTGGTGTAATAGATATCTTACCATCATGCATTTCCAGTGTGTACTTCTTTTACGATCCAATTTACTCACACATCTCTCTAGGAACATATGG TTCTCTTCGAGAAGTGATGTTAACAAGGCAGTTGAATAAATTAGTTCCaaatctgaaatattattacatgGGTTTCTATATTCATACATGCCCAAAAATGCGATATAAAGCTGGATTACGTCCATCAAAACTATTATGCCCAGAGACATATGTATGGTGTGACATTGAAAACTGCCTGCCAAAGTTggacaaagaaaaatacagcAGACTGAATGAAGATCTAGATGCTATTGATCAAAACTTGAGCAATGATATCACACAA GTATCAGTTTGTTACAACAGAAAGATCATACCCTACcatatttacaaaaaacaaGCACATTCGTCAGCTGATGAAGATGAAATCAGGGAATACAGTCACCTTGTAGGAACAAGGTGTGCACGAAACTTGGCCCTTTATCGCAGATGA
- the Ate1 gene encoding arginyl-tRNA--protein transferase 1 isoform X2, which yields MVSSKSMWAYTLKVQDYQDLIDRGWRRSGNYCYKPIMDQTCCPMYTIKCEALDFKISKSQKKLMKRMSKFLKGELKKNDTALCDEFVQDDSDSRLMEVQNCAEQVERARNNATNIDVSLIADTLDLRLPSPTNSTNSQSITESSYSAAKVKHDTNLTPMSSTSKDYKSGMGVDQSKPPPKKAKIIRLERKQNKLLSMGKSTTEINEILNQGKSIAVGKTLEELFNEENVGQKKLELRLVRTSPMSSEYISTSKQSYELYKKYQMAIHKDRAEQVTQQQYTRFLVESPLQIKLVSISSEEFLDTFELSVNLYKKYQMAIHKELPEECDKDSFTEFLCKSPLQEWVPADGPPQGYGSFHQQYWLNNQLIAVGVIDILPSCISSVYFFYDPIYSHISLGTYGSLREVMLTRQLNKLVPNLKYYYMGFYIHTCPKMRYKAGLRPSKLLCPETYVWCDIENCLPKLDKEKYSRLNEDLDAIDQNLSNDITQVSVCYNRKIIPYHIYKKQAHSSADEDEIREYSHLVGTRCARNLALYRR from the exons ATGGTGAGTAGTaaaa gcATGTGGGCATATACCTTAAAAGTTCAAGACTATCAGGACCTCATCGATAGAGGCTGGAGGCGCAGTGGCAATTATTGTTACAAACCTATAATGGACCAGACTTGTTGTCCCATGTATACTATCAA ATGTGAAGCATTGGATTTCAAAATATCTAAGTCGCAAAAGAAGCTAATGAAAAGAATGTCCAAGTTCTTGAAAGGTGAACTGAAAAAGAATGATACAGCACTTTGTGATGAATTTGTTCAAGACGACTCAG attcccGTCTTATGGAAGTTCAGAATTGTGCTGAACAAGTTGAAAGAGCACGTAATAATGCTACCAATATTGACGTGTCTCTAATTGCTGATACACTTGATCTAAGATTACCTTCCCCGACGAATTCCACCAATAGTCAGAGTATAACTGAAAGCAGTTATTCTGCTGCTAAGGTAAAACATGATACAAATCTAACCCCGATGTCCTCTACTAGTAAAGATTATAAGTCAGGAATGGGTGTTGACCAAAGTAAGCCACCACCTAAGAAGGCAAAAATTATACGACTGGAGCGTAAacagaataaattattgtcaatGGGAAAATCAACAACAGAAATTAACGAAATATTAAACCAGGGAAAATCAATAGCCGTTGGCAAAACGTTGGAGGAATTATTTAATGAAGAAAATGTGGGACAGAAGAAACTAGAG TTGCGGCTTGTTAGAACCTCACCAATGAGCAGTGAGTATATCAGCACTTCGAAGCAAAGTTAcgaattgtacaaaaaatatcaaatggCAATACATAAGGACCGAGCTGAGCAGGTTACGCAACAACAATACACAAGGTTCCTTGTAGAATCACCTTTACAG ATTAAATTGGTAAGCATTTCATCTGAAGAGTTTCTGGATACTTTTGAATTAAGTGTAAATCTTTATAAAAAGTATCAAATGGCAATTCATAAAGAATTGCCTGAAGAATGTGACAAAGATTCGTTTACAGAGTTTCTCTGCAAAAGTCCGTTGCAG GAATGGGTCCCAGCTGATGGCCCACCACAAGGATATGGCTCTTTTCATCAGCAATACTGGCTTAACAATCAACTAATTGCTGTTGGTGTAATAGATATCTTACCATCATGCATTTCCAGTGTGTACTTCTTTTACGATCCAATTTACTCACACATCTCTCTAGGAACATATGG TTCTCTTCGAGAAGTGATGTTAACAAGGCAGTTGAATAAATTAGTTCCaaatctgaaatattattacatgGGTTTCTATATTCATACATGCCCAAAAATGCGATATAAAGCTGGATTACGTCCATCAAAACTATTATGCCCAGAGACATATGTATGGTGTGACATTGAAAACTGCCTGCCAAAGTTggacaaagaaaaatacagcAGACTGAATGAAGATCTAGATGCTATTGATCAAAACTTGAGCAATGATATCACACAA GTATCAGTTTGTTACAACAGAAAGATCATACCCTACcatatttacaaaaaacaaGCACATTCGTCAGCTGATGAAGATGAAATCAGGGAATACAGTCACCTTGTAGGAACAAGGTGTGCACGAAACTTGGCCCTTTATCGCAGATGA
- the Ate1 gene encoding arginyl-tRNA--protein transferase 1 isoform X5, producing MKRMSKFLKGELKKNDTALCDEFVQDDSDSRLMEVQNCAEQVERARNNATNIDVSLIADTLDLRLPSPTNSTNSQSITESSYSAAKVKHDTNLTPMSSTSKDYKSGMGVDQSKPPPKKAKIIRLERKQNKLLSMGKSTTEINEILNQGKSIAVGKTLEELFNEENVGQKKLELRLVRTSPMSSEYISTSKQSYELYKKYQMAIHKDRAEQVTQQQYTRFLVESPLQIKLVSISSEEFLDTFELSVNLYKKYQMAIHKELPEECDKDSFTEFLCKSPLQEWVPADGPPQGYGSFHQQYWLNNQLIAVGVIDILPSCISSVYFFYDPIYSHISLGTYGSLREVMLTRQLNKLVPNLKYYYMGFYIHTCPKMRYKAGLRPSKLLCPETYVWCDIENCLPKLDKEKYSRLNEDLDAIDQNLSNDITQVSVCYNRKIIPYHIYKKQAHSSADEDEIREYSHLVGTRCARNLALYRR from the exons ATGAAAAGAATGTCCAAGTTCTTGAAAGGTGAACTGAAAAAGAATGATACAGCACTTTGTGATGAATTTGTTCAAGACGACTCAG attcccGTCTTATGGAAGTTCAGAATTGTGCTGAACAAGTTGAAAGAGCACGTAATAATGCTACCAATATTGACGTGTCTCTAATTGCTGATACACTTGATCTAAGATTACCTTCCCCGACGAATTCCACCAATAGTCAGAGTATAACTGAAAGCAGTTATTCTGCTGCTAAGGTAAAACATGATACAAATCTAACCCCGATGTCCTCTACTAGTAAAGATTATAAGTCAGGAATGGGTGTTGACCAAAGTAAGCCACCACCTAAGAAGGCAAAAATTATACGACTGGAGCGTAAacagaataaattattgtcaatGGGAAAATCAACAACAGAAATTAACGAAATATTAAACCAGGGAAAATCAATAGCCGTTGGCAAAACGTTGGAGGAATTATTTAATGAAGAAAATGTGGGACAGAAGAAACTAGAG TTGCGGCTTGTTAGAACCTCACCAATGAGCAGTGAGTATATCAGCACTTCGAAGCAAAGTTAcgaattgtacaaaaaatatcaaatggCAATACATAAGGACCGAGCTGAGCAGGTTACGCAACAACAATACACAAGGTTCCTTGTAGAATCACCTTTACAG ATTAAATTGGTAAGCATTTCATCTGAAGAGTTTCTGGATACTTTTGAATTAAGTGTAAATCTTTATAAAAAGTATCAAATGGCAATTCATAAAGAATTGCCTGAAGAATGTGACAAAGATTCGTTTACAGAGTTTCTCTGCAAAAGTCCGTTGCAG GAATGGGTCCCAGCTGATGGCCCACCACAAGGATATGGCTCTTTTCATCAGCAATACTGGCTTAACAATCAACTAATTGCTGTTGGTGTAATAGATATCTTACCATCATGCATTTCCAGTGTGTACTTCTTTTACGATCCAATTTACTCACACATCTCTCTAGGAACATATGG TTCTCTTCGAGAAGTGATGTTAACAAGGCAGTTGAATAAATTAGTTCCaaatctgaaatattattacatgGGTTTCTATATTCATACATGCCCAAAAATGCGATATAAAGCTGGATTACGTCCATCAAAACTATTATGCCCAGAGACATATGTATGGTGTGACATTGAAAACTGCCTGCCAAAGTTggacaaagaaaaatacagcAGACTGAATGAAGATCTAGATGCTATTGATCAAAACTTGAGCAATGATATCACACAA GTATCAGTTTGTTACAACAGAAAGATCATACCCTACcatatttacaaaaaacaaGCACATTCGTCAGCTGATGAAGATGAAATCAGGGAATACAGTCACCTTGTAGGAACAAGGTGTGCACGAAACTTGGCCCTTTATCGCAGATGA
- the Ate1 gene encoding arginyl-tRNA--protein transferase 1 isoform X6 yields the protein MSRKSPSLVEYFAEREKHKCGYCKSPDTNCSHGMWAYTLKVQDYQDLIDRGWRRSGNYCYKPIMDQTCCPMYTIKCEALDFKISKSQKKLMKRMSKFLKGELKKNDTALCDEFVQDDSDSRLMEVQNCAEQVERARNNATNIDVSLIADTLDLRLPSPTNSTNSQSITESSYSAAKVKHDTNLTPMSSTSKDYKSGMGVDQSKPPPKKAKIIRLERKQNKLLSMGKSTTEINEILNQGKSIAVGKTLEELFNEENVGQKKLEEWVPADGPPQGYGSFHQQYWLNNQLIAVGVIDILPSCISSVYFFYDPIYSHISLGTYGSLREVMLTRQLNKLVPNLKYYYMGFYIHTCPKMRYKAGLRPSKLLCPETYVWCDIENCLPKLDKEKYSRLNEDLDAIDQNLSNDITQVSVCYNRKIIPYHIYKKQAHSSADEDEIREYSHLVGTRCARNLALYRR from the exons atgtcgagaaaGTCCCCAAGTCTTGTCGAATATTTCGCAGAGCGTGAAAAACACAAATGCGGCTACTGCAAGAGTCCTGATACAAACTGTAGCCATG gcATGTGGGCATATACCTTAAAAGTTCAAGACTATCAGGACCTCATCGATAGAGGCTGGAGGCGCAGTGGCAATTATTGTTACAAACCTATAATGGACCAGACTTGTTGTCCCATGTATACTATCAA ATGTGAAGCATTGGATTTCAAAATATCTAAGTCGCAAAAGAAGCTAATGAAAAGAATGTCCAAGTTCTTGAAAGGTGAACTGAAAAAGAATGATACAGCACTTTGTGATGAATTTGTTCAAGACGACTCAG attcccGTCTTATGGAAGTTCAGAATTGTGCTGAACAAGTTGAAAGAGCACGTAATAATGCTACCAATATTGACGTGTCTCTAATTGCTGATACACTTGATCTAAGATTACCTTCCCCGACGAATTCCACCAATAGTCAGAGTATAACTGAAAGCAGTTATTCTGCTGCTAAGGTAAAACATGATACAAATCTAACCCCGATGTCCTCTACTAGTAAAGATTATAAGTCAGGAATGGGTGTTGACCAAAGTAAGCCACCACCTAAGAAGGCAAAAATTATACGACTGGAGCGTAAacagaataaattattgtcaatGGGAAAATCAACAACAGAAATTAACGAAATATTAAACCAGGGAAAATCAATAGCCGTTGGCAAAACGTTGGAGGAATTATTTAATGAAGAAAATGTGGGACAGAAGAAACTAGAG GAATGGGTCCCAGCTGATGGCCCACCACAAGGATATGGCTCTTTTCATCAGCAATACTGGCTTAACAATCAACTAATTGCTGTTGGTGTAATAGATATCTTACCATCATGCATTTCCAGTGTGTACTTCTTTTACGATCCAATTTACTCACACATCTCTCTAGGAACATATGG TTCTCTTCGAGAAGTGATGTTAACAAGGCAGTTGAATAAATTAGTTCCaaatctgaaatattattacatgGGTTTCTATATTCATACATGCCCAAAAATGCGATATAAAGCTGGATTACGTCCATCAAAACTATTATGCCCAGAGACATATGTATGGTGTGACATTGAAAACTGCCTGCCAAAGTTggacaaagaaaaatacagcAGACTGAATGAAGATCTAGATGCTATTGATCAAAACTTGAGCAATGATATCACACAA GTATCAGTTTGTTACAACAGAAAGATCATACCCTACcatatttacaaaaaacaaGCACATTCGTCAGCTGATGAAGATGAAATCAGGGAATACAGTCACCTTGTAGGAACAAGGTGTGCACGAAACTTGGCCCTTTATCGCAGATGA